From the Porphyrobacter sp. CACIAM 03H1 genome, the window GGGATCAGCGTGATCTCGGTCTGGCGTCCGTCGATGTAGCGCACACTCTTGCCGTCGAAGAAGGCGTCCTCCTCCGTCCGGAAATCGACCCGCTGGCCGCCCCATTCGGGCACGTTTGCGTAGGACGTGAGCTCGATCGACCAGGCGGTGTTCGCCCGGATCGGGCCGCTCCCGCGCGGGTCGGCCTTCTGGTTGTCCCAGAAGCCGATGGACGGTCCCGCGCCGTGGCCGTGGTGGCCGATGGGGTGGGTGTAGATCGAGGGATCGAGCCCCGCCGCGATCGCATCGGCCCGGGCGATGGCCAGCGCCTCGTTGCCCGAGCGGCCGACCTTGAAGGCGCGGGTGAGGAGATCCTGCACCCTGTTGCTGTTCGCCAGCCCCGCCCTCAGGCCCGCCGGCGCCTCGGTCTCGCCGGGCTTCAGCACATAGGCGAGGTGCTGCGTGTCGGTGTTGAGCCTGAGGTAGGTGATGCCGAAATCGGTCCACAGCAGGTCGCCCGGCCGGATCACCTCCGCGCCCTCCAGCATCCCCTTCGCGCCCTGCCGCTGGATCGCGACCGAGGGGTGGAACCACGGCGTCAGGCCGAGCTGCATCAGCCGGTCGCGATACCACCACTGCACCTCCTCGGCGGTGGTGACGCCGGGGGTGATGACCTTCCTCGAAAAGGCCTCGCCGATCACCGCATG encodes:
- a CDS encoding M24 family metallopeptidase → MIGRQLIALAAALAATPALADATLPLAETEQAAPALPPILAPRERAALENRILAERLDTIVPQIMREEGIDLWLLVAREYFEEPVVATMLDAENMHARRRTILIFHDPGEGKPVERLTVSRYGLGGLFAPAWDPDKQPDQWQAVADLIAARDPAKIAVNSSDLYQFADGMTLSQYDRFMAALPAGLKGRVVSGETLAIRWLETRLPSEMALYPTVVRIAHAVIGEAFSRKVITPGVTTAEEVQWWYRDRLMQLGLTPWFHPSVAIQRQGAKGMLEGAEVIRPGDLLWTDFGITYLRLNTDTQHLAYVLKPGETEAPAGLRAGLANSNRVQDLLTRAFKVGRSGNEALAIARADAIAAGLDPSIYTHPIGHHGHGAGPSIGFWDNQKADPRGSGPIRANTAWSIELTSYANVPEWGGQRVDFRTEEDAFFDGKSVRYIDGRQTEITLIPSD